A genomic window from Lentibacter algarum includes:
- a CDS encoding YSC84-related protein has product MNTLSRRSFALGAVASTGLLAACGNGIGSKGSASIDARVDQTLNFLYGQYPSTQGLAAKSAGMLVMPLVTEAGFGIGGGYGRGALRVNDVTVDYYSATKGSVGLQIGAQQYAHVLFFMTEDALMGFRRSNGWAAGADVEYVFRDQGENIRAETTTATSPVLAVIFGQAGLLAGASLEGVKYSRIIP; this is encoded by the coding sequence ATGAATACACTTTCTCGCAGATCTTTTGCGCTTGGCGCAGTTGCAAGCACTGGCCTTCTGGCCGCATGTGGCAACGGCATCGGCTCCAAGGGCAGTGCTTCTATTGACGCTCGCGTTGATCAGACCCTCAACTTCCTTTACGGCCAATATCCCTCGACACAGGGCCTAGCCGCTAAATCAGCTGGTATGCTCGTGATGCCGTTGGTGACAGAAGCAGGCTTCGGAATTGGCGGCGGCTATGGTCGCGGCGCGCTTCGCGTCAATGACGTGACGGTTGACTACTACTCCGCCACCAAAGGCAGCGTTGGCTTGCAAATCGGGGCGCAACAATACGCCCATGTCCTTTTCTTCATGACAGAAGACGCCCTGATGGGCTTCCGTCGCTCCAACGGCTGGGCCGCTGGTGCTGACGTTGAGTATGTCTTCCGAGATCAGGGCGAAAATATTCGCGCCGAGACGACCACAGCCACCTCTCCAGTGCTGGCCGTGATTTTCGGTCAGGCGGGCTTGCTTGCAGGCGCATCGCTTGAAGGCGTGAAATACTCGCGCATCATTCCATAA